A genome region from Sphaerisporangium krabiense includes the following:
- a CDS encoding NmrA family NAD(P)-binding protein translates to MSAYSAPVLVTGATGRQGGTTARALLAAGVPVRALVRHPGTERAKAVQALGADLVTGDLHDRDSVVRAAKGVRAVFSVQMPALSAEGFDFEGEVAQAVNLIEGAKTAGVPQFVHTSTSGAGQHTEAPGWIAGRWGSLDGSLGAKSTIQDRVRAAGFSRWTILKPGFFMENFLPSMAFLFPRGVEGGLVSVVKPDTRLSLAAVDDIGRAAAAAIAEPERFHGVELELASDHLSMTEIAEVLSRALGTHLSAPDMTEEQALAAGMPAMGASHEWMNIAGQPARPRYARALGLSLTGFEEWARQHLRPAA, encoded by the coding sequence ATGTCCGCGTATTCCGCACCCGTCCTGGTCACCGGCGCCACCGGCAGGCAGGGCGGCACCACCGCCCGCGCCCTGCTCGCCGCAGGCGTTCCCGTACGCGCTCTGGTGCGCCACCCCGGCACCGAGCGGGCCAAGGCCGTCCAGGCGCTGGGCGCCGACCTGGTCACGGGTGATCTCCACGATCGCGATTCGGTGGTGCGGGCCGCCAAGGGCGTCCGCGCCGTCTTCTCCGTTCAGATGCCCGCCCTGTCCGCCGAAGGTTTCGATTTCGAAGGAGAGGTGGCCCAGGCCGTCAACCTCATCGAGGGCGCGAAGACCGCGGGAGTGCCACAGTTCGTCCACACGTCCACCAGTGGCGCCGGTCAGCACACCGAGGCTCCTGGCTGGATCGCGGGCCGGTGGGGCTCCTTGGACGGGAGCCTGGGAGCCAAGAGCACGATCCAGGACCGGGTTCGCGCGGCCGGCTTCTCCCGCTGGACCATCCTCAAGCCAGGTTTCTTCATGGAGAACTTCCTGCCGTCCATGGCTTTCCTGTTCCCGCGCGGCGTCGAAGGCGGTCTGGTGAGCGTCGTGAAGCCGGACACCCGGCTGTCCCTCGCCGCGGTGGACGACATCGGCAGGGCGGCGGCCGCGGCCATCGCCGAGCCGGAGCGGTTCCACGGGGTCGAACTGGAACTGGCGAGTGACCATCTGTCGATGACGGAGATCGCCGAGGTACTCTCCCGCGCGCTGGGCACGCACCTGTCCGCGCCGGACATGACCGAGGAACAGGCACTCGCCGCCGGGATGCCGGCGATGGGCGCCTCACACGAGTGGATGAACATAGCCGGCCAGCCGGCCCGCCCGCGGTACGCCAGGGCCCTCGGCCTCTCCCTCACCGGCTTCGAGGAATGGGCTCGGCAGCACCTGAGGCCCGCGGCTTGA
- a CDS encoding TetR/AcrR family transcriptional regulator: MPDRRRADARRNYARILAVAEEEVAAYGAGASLEQIARIAGVGSATVRRHFPTRRALLEAVSHQRIEALATRARELTGKGDSRDALLEWLGDVVAYCVAARGLAAALAYDGAEPDPVHENTCSAMMAEAGNPLLQRAAQDGAVAEGVTVADLIALIVGVVLATEHHPDPAARADRLFRLAVAGLSPRG; encoded by the coding sequence ATGCCCGACCGTCGGCGCGCGGACGCCCGGCGCAACTACGCGCGCATCCTCGCCGTGGCTGAGGAAGAGGTCGCCGCGTACGGGGCCGGCGCCTCCCTGGAACAGATCGCCCGCATCGCGGGGGTCGGCTCGGCCACCGTGCGCCGCCACTTCCCGACCCGCCGGGCGCTGCTGGAGGCGGTCTCCCATCAACGGATCGAGGCCCTGGCCACCCGCGCCCGCGAGCTGACAGGCAAGGGCGACAGCCGCGACGCGCTCCTGGAATGGCTCGGTGACGTCGTCGCCTACTGCGTCGCGGCCCGAGGGCTGGCGGCGGCACTGGCCTACGACGGGGCCGAGCCCGACCCCGTACACGAGAACACCTGCTCGGCGATGATGGCAGAGGCGGGGAACCCCCTGCTGCAGCGCGCCGCGCAGGACGGGGCGGTGGCGGAAGGCGTCACCGTCGCCGACCTGATCGCGCTGATCGTCGGCGTCGTCCTCGCGACGGAGCACCACCCTGACCCGGCCGCCCGCGCGGACCGGCTGTTCCGGCTGGCCGTGGCGGGCCTGAGCCCGCGGGGCTGA
- a CDS encoding superoxide dismutase, with product MGAYTLPDMPYDYGALEPAMSGEILELHHSKHHAAYVKGSNDALDALAEVRDRGDYAALVGLEKTLAFNLSGHVLHSIFWNNLSPDGGDRPEGELAAAIEEHFGSFDAFAAQLSSATKTVQGSGWGVLAWEPLGRRLIVEQVYDHHGNVGQGSTPILVFDAWEHAYYLQYRNVRPDYVDRLWNLVDWTDVTARFAAAQAATPAIPGLG from the coding sequence ATGGGCGCGTACACCTTGCCGGACATGCCGTACGACTACGGAGCGCTGGAGCCGGCGATGTCGGGGGAGATCCTCGAGTTGCACCACAGCAAGCACCACGCCGCCTACGTCAAGGGCAGTAACGACGCCCTCGACGCGCTCGCCGAGGTTCGTGACCGGGGAGACTACGCCGCCCTGGTCGGTCTGGAGAAGACGCTGGCCTTCAACCTGTCCGGGCACGTCCTGCACTCGATCTTCTGGAACAACCTGTCTCCCGACGGGGGCGACCGCCCCGAAGGCGAGCTCGCCGCGGCGATCGAGGAGCACTTCGGCTCCTTCGACGCGTTCGCCGCCCAGCTGTCATCGGCGACCAAGACGGTGCAGGGGTCCGGCTGGGGCGTCCTGGCCTGGGAACCGCTCGGCCGCCGGTTGATCGTGGAGCAGGTCTACGACCACCACGGCAACGTCGGCCAGGGCTCCACTCCGATCCTGGTGTTCGACGCCTGGGAGCACGCCTACTACCTGCAGTACCGCAACGTACGCCCGGACTACGTCGACCGCCTGTGGAACCTGGTCGACTGGACCGACGTCACCGCGCGGTTCGCCGCCGCCCAGGCCGCCACCCCGGCGATCCCCGGCCTGGGATGA